In Gracilibacillus salitolerans, the sequence CATCCATCTCGTTGGCGCTTGTGGTACTAATACATATGCACCGTCATAATAATCTTGAACCGAATCAGACGCAAAACTTACTGCTTTATTTGCTGATAGCGGGATCGTAGGATCTGTTCCACCTTCCCCACCACCGTGTAACCAAATAACCAGCGGATTATCTTGCTTATCTTTTTCAGGTGTGTAGCTAGCATAGGACATGTCAACTCCTGCAAATGTGCCGCTGTTCATGTCAAAATCTTCAACAGCCTTTTTTGTATCGCCTTTAAAAGTGGTAATTTCTAAATCTGTTAGTTCTCCATATGGTGTCTCTATTGCCTGTTGTTGAGTAAAGGTATAATCGGTTTCGATCCACTCATTCAAGCCCATATAATTCATCGGTGCACCTAATGTTTGATCAGGACCGATTGCTAATTCAAGGACAGCATATTTCCCCATTTCTTTGGCTGGATTGCCGTTCTTATCCGCTACATATGCATTGGTTACGTCACGATTTCCTTCTTCTAAAAGTGACTCTGCCAATCTGTTATCACTGCGCGTCACATGAACCGAAAATGTTTCTTCGTCTATTGAGTCGGTTGGTACAGGTTTTCTTAGTTCGACGATCACCTGTGTAATCGCTGGTCCCCAATCCTGGATTTCTGTAATCGTATAGTATCCGTTTGATTCTTTGGCAGAAACAGGAAAACTGAATCCGATCGTCAGTACAATCATACTACAAAAAATAATTATCTTTTTTAGCATCGTTTAACCTCCTTTTTGTTGTTTACGATCTTATATTAAGTTGTAAACGGATACATTTACCCCTCAAAAAATAGCATAAGTTTATGATTTTATGGACAATTTTAAGAATAAGACAAGGGTTTGGGCAGGATTTACCATTAAATAGGTCGATGGTAGGGGTTGTTCATTGCAGAAAAACTGTTACATTACAGTCTAATTATATTTAAAATAGGGAATCTTATTAAAAACTAGGGTTTAGGAGGGAATGAATATGCCAAAAAAATTTAATAAAGAAAATGTTACGATTGGATCGAATGATGCGATTC encodes:
- a CDS encoding prolyl oligopeptidase family serine peptidase; this translates as MLKKIIIFCSMIVLTIGFSFPVSAKESNGYYTITEIQDWGPAITQVIVELRKPVPTDSIDEETFSVHVTRSDNRLAESLLEEGNRDVTNAYVADKNGNPAKEMGKYAVLELAIGPDQTLGAPMNYMGLNEWIETDYTFTQQQAIETPYGELTDLEITTFKGDTKKAVEDFDMNSGTFAGVDMSYASYTPEKDKQDNPLVIWLHGGGEGGTDPTIPLSANKAVSFASDSVQDYYDGAYVLVPQAPTRWMHGESGGADGTSIYTEPLMELIEEFVAEHDDIDTDRIYIGGASNGGYMTLVMTRDYPEYFAAAFPVCEGLNDSIISDQDITDLAKTPTWFITAENDPTLDPTENTIPTYERMSEVEGADVHMTLFDGVFDTSGIYTNEDGTPYEYNGHWSWIYVYNDEVPGLFEWMADQEA